A window from Sinanaerobacter sp. ZZT-01 encodes these proteins:
- the dapA gene encoding 4-hydroxy-tetrahydrodipicolinate synthase, giving the protein MTLFSGAGVALVTPFSNGKVDFPKLAELIEWQISHDIDAIISCGTTGEASTLSDEEHIETVRYTINKVAGRVPVISGSGSNDTAHAIAMSQALQDVGVDGLLTVTPYYNKCTQEGLIKHYTAIADQIKIPMILYSVPGRTGVNISPSTVSVLCQHEHIAGIKEASGDMSQVVEIAKHVSDQFALYSGNDDMTVALLSMGGIGVISTTANIIPKQMHAMVKNYLDGHVEEACKMQLEMKSLIDAMFIEVNPIPVKAALHLMGKIEKEYRLPMCEPCEESLRKIERELTAYGVLPPYSCS; this is encoded by the coding sequence ATGACATTATTCTCAGGTGCCGGTGTTGCACTCGTTACGCCATTTTCAAATGGAAAAGTTGATTTTCCAAAACTTGCAGAACTCATTGAATGGCAAATTTCTCACGATATTGATGCAATTATTTCTTGCGGCACTACGGGAGAAGCCTCAACACTTAGCGATGAGGAACATATAGAAACCGTCAGATATACAATCAATAAGGTGGCCGGCCGAGTACCAGTCATTTCCGGTTCAGGAAGTAACGATACCGCCCATGCAATTGCTATGAGCCAAGCACTTCAAGACGTTGGAGTCGATGGTCTTTTAACGGTTACACCTTATTACAACAAATGTACACAAGAAGGACTGATAAAACACTACACTGCCATTGCAGATCAGATAAAGATTCCTATGATTCTATATTCTGTTCCGGGAAGAACTGGTGTAAATATCAGTCCTTCTACTGTTTCTGTGCTCTGCCAGCACGAACACATCGCTGGCATTAAAGAAGCGAGCGGTGATATGTCGCAAGTTGTAGAAATTGCAAAGCATGTTTCCGATCAATTTGCATTATACTCCGGTAATGATGATATGACTGTTGCACTTCTCTCTATGGGAGGAATTGGCGTCATTTCTACAACGGCGAACATCATTCCAAAACAAATGCATGCAATGGTTAAAAATTATTTAGATGGTCACGTAGAAGAAGCTTGTAAGATGCAACTGGAAATGAAATCACTGATTGATGCTATGTTCATAGAAGTCAATCCAATCCCAGTTAAGGCAGCACTTCACCTTATGGGAAAGATAGAAAAGGAATATCGTTTACCAATGTGTGAACCATGCGAAGAATCTCTAAGAAAAATAGAAAGAGAGTTGACCGCCTACGGCGTCCTTCCTCCCTATTCTTGTTCATAG
- a CDS encoding aspartate-semialdehyde dehydrogenase produces the protein MNKKPNIAVVGATGLVGSTFLKVLEERDFPFENLYFMASAKSAGKKLSFRGKEYVVEELNEHSFDKPIDIALFSAGGTASEKYAPIAAAHGVTVVDNSSAWRMDKEVPLVVPEVNPDDISWNKGIIANPNCSTIQAMVALKPLDEHFKLKRVIYSTYQAVSGSGLKGINDLKEGLKGNDVKQAYPHPIAGNCLPQIDVFLENGYTKEEMKMIDETHKILGRDDIKVTATTVRVPVFESHSESINLEFEKPFEIEEVKKILAAAPGIVVIDDIENSQYPLARDASGKDEVFVGRIRRDFSVENGINLWVVADNIRKGAATNAVQIAELLIK, from the coding sequence ATGAACAAAAAACCAAATATTGCAGTCGTAGGTGCCACAGGGCTCGTAGGCAGTACTTTTTTAAAGGTACTGGAAGAAAGAGATTTTCCGTTTGAAAATCTTTATTTTATGGCTTCTGCTAAGTCCGCAGGAAAAAAACTGTCCTTCCGAGGGAAAGAATATGTTGTTGAAGAATTAAACGAGCATTCTTTTGATAAGCCAATTGACATCGCTCTATTTTCCGCAGGCGGCACTGCAAGTGAAAAATATGCTCCAATTGCTGCTGCTCACGGAGTAACCGTAGTAGATAACAGCAGTGCTTGGAGAATGGATAAAGAAGTACCTCTTGTTGTTCCTGAAGTAAATCCAGATGATATTTCTTGGAATAAAGGTATCATCGCAAATCCAAATTGCTCAACCATTCAAGCAATGGTTGCTTTAAAACCGCTTGATGAACACTTTAAACTAAAGCGAGTTATTTACTCAACTTATCAGGCTGTTTCCGGTTCTGGATTAAAGGGCATCAATGATTTAAAAGAAGGTTTAAAAGGAAATGACGTAAAACAGGCATACCCTCATCCGATTGCTGGAAATTGTCTGCCTCAAATTGACGTATTTCTTGAAAACGGCTATACAAAAGAAGAAATGAAAATGATCGATGAAACTCATAAAATATTAGGTAGAGATGATATCAAGGTCACAGCAACAACTGTTCGTGTTCCTGTCTTCGAAAGCCACAGCGAATCCATTAATCTGGAATTTGAAAAACCATTTGAAATTGAAGAAGTGAAAAAAATATTAGCAGCGGCTCCGGGCATTGTTGTTATAGATGACATCGAAAACAGCCAATATCCCCTTGCAAGAGACGCTTCTGGTAAAGATGAAGTTTTTGTCGGAAGAATCCGCAGAGATTTCAGCGTAGAAAACGGAATCAACCTCTGGGTTGTCGCAGATAATATTAGAAAAGGCGCAGCAACCAATGCTGTTCAAATTGCCGAATTATTAATAAAGTAA
- a CDS encoding FtsK/SpoIIIE family DNA translocase yields the protein MTEQKKKAGRPPGSKNKKRGRSKAEIEKLAAKKRLRDEIWSILFMAVGAFLVVSLQTEAAGQFGHAIKIFLIGFMGSVAFILPYYLILYALLLFTKNTAHISKRSTVCVSLILLLLTILNASFHLSKDASEALNITYLKTVFDAGNESGGLFGMVLGFFLITLIGKTGLYIFSVVGIAICILLVLDTPVSHYLDELKLKHQAVVKQREEEKEAEEEVNQEEEDAVAVAGVGSLSSFSKKVSDTLKNKREVSRTEAIPIKTSDDLQDASATNDLESSSPVPTRMSTGQMKIIDYMKDDGLFEKGESSAFESGIEEPRLQEAGKGLEEVEDVTSDASDMTPSKVKSEIMEGPSKGNYVPPFKEKEEQESPISIPSSVPSTKPIAYKQPPIDLLNKVSADKNVGEKVALQAKAVKLEETLHNFGVNAKVLQVTKGPAVTRYEIQPNTGVKVSSIVRLADDIALNLEAKSIRMEAPIPGKAAVGIEVENDRVNMVSIREIIESGEFKKAKSKITFTVGKDIAGKSIVADLKGMPHMLIAGSTGSGKSVCINSLIVSILYKAKPDEVKFVLIDPKVVELSNYNGIPHLLIPVVTEPSKAAAALNWAVAEMTDRYKKFAEEGVRDLESFNKSVKAKEEEDRILPQIVIIIDELADLMMAAPSQVEEAICRLAQMARAAGMHLIVATQRPSVDIITGVIKANIPSRIAFAVSSQFDSRTILDMGGAEKLVGKGDMLFSPIGMSKPVRVQGCFISDSEVHNVIEFLKQGEEEPQYAADVLHSIERVKSESREEDEDELLPDAIETVVRAEQASVSMLQRRFRIGYNRAARLVDSMEARGIIGPADGSRPRKVLMTLDELLGLNEKSEEGNGTTD from the coding sequence ATGACAGAGCAAAAGAAAAAGGCGGGAAGACCGCCTGGAAGCAAAAATAAAAAAAGAGGGAGAAGCAAAGCGGAAATAGAAAAACTTGCTGCGAAAAAACGATTACGTGACGAGATTTGGTCCATTCTTTTTATGGCAGTCGGTGCATTTCTTGTTGTGTCGCTGCAAACAGAAGCAGCGGGGCAATTTGGACATGCTATCAAGATTTTTTTAATTGGCTTTATGGGTAGTGTCGCATTTATATTACCATACTATTTAATTTTATATGCACTCTTGCTTTTTACAAAGAATACGGCACATATAAGCAAGAGATCTACCGTATGCGTTTCCTTAATATTATTATTGTTAACCATATTAAACGCATCTTTTCATTTAAGTAAAGATGCATCCGAAGCTCTTAATATTACCTATTTAAAGACTGTTTTTGATGCCGGAAATGAAAGCGGCGGTCTATTCGGCATGGTTTTAGGATTTTTCTTGATTACATTAATTGGAAAAACCGGCTTGTATATTTTTTCTGTTGTTGGAATTGCAATCTGTATTTTACTCGTTTTAGATACGCCGGTATCTCATTATTTGGACGAGTTAAAACTAAAACATCAAGCAGTGGTTAAGCAGCGTGAAGAGGAGAAAGAAGCGGAAGAAGAGGTCAATCAAGAGGAAGAAGATGCAGTTGCGGTTGCAGGGGTAGGAAGCCTGTCTTCTTTTTCAAAAAAAGTATCAGATACATTGAAAAATAAGAGAGAGGTGTCTCGGACAGAGGCCATTCCAATTAAAACAAGTGATGACTTACAAGATGCCTCAGCAACTAATGATTTGGAATCTTCATCTCCTGTACCCACGCGGATGTCGACTGGACAAATGAAGATCATTGATTATATGAAAGATGACGGACTTTTTGAAAAGGGAGAGTCTTCTGCCTTTGAGAGTGGTATTGAGGAACCTAGGCTTCAAGAAGCGGGGAAGGGCTTGGAAGAAGTGGAGGATGTCACTTCAGACGCAAGCGATATGACACCGTCAAAAGTGAAAAGTGAAATTATGGAAGGACCATCAAAAGGAAACTATGTTCCTCCGTTTAAAGAAAAAGAAGAACAAGAATCTCCTATATCCATTCCTTCGTCCGTACCATCCACAAAGCCGATTGCTTATAAGCAGCCGCCAATTGATTTATTGAATAAGGTTTCAGCAGACAAAAACGTGGGTGAAAAAGTAGCATTGCAGGCAAAAGCTGTGAAGCTGGAAGAAACCCTACATAATTTCGGAGTGAATGCAAAGGTTTTGCAAGTGACGAAAGGTCCAGCGGTAACACGTTATGAAATCCAGCCGAATACTGGTGTAAAGGTGAGCAGTATCGTGCGATTAGCAGATGATATTGCGTTGAACTTAGAAGCAAAGAGCATTCGTATGGAAGCGCCAATTCCGGGTAAAGCGGCTGTAGGCATTGAAGTGGAAAATGATCGGGTAAATATGGTTTCTATTCGGGAAATTATTGAGTCTGGTGAATTTAAAAAAGCAAAATCCAAAATAACCTTTACAGTAGGAAAGGACATTGCAGGAAAGTCAATTGTAGCGGACCTAAAAGGCATGCCTCATATGTTGATTGCGGGGTCGACCGGATCTGGAAAGAGTGTTTGCATTAATAGTTTAATTGTAAGTATTTTATATAAGGCTAAACCGGATGAAGTTAAATTTGTGCTGATTGATCCAAAGGTTGTGGAATTAAGTAATTATAACGGGATCCCTCATCTTTTAATTCCGGTGGTTACGGAACCTAGCAAAGCGGCTGCTGCGTTAAATTGGGCAGTGGCTGAGATGACCGACCGTTATAAAAAATTTGCAGAAGAAGGGGTTCGTGATTTGGAATCCTTCAATAAAAGTGTAAAGGCGAAAGAAGAAGAAGATCGCATTTTACCGCAAATTGTAATTATTATTGATGAGTTGGCTGACTTGATGATGGCAGCACCATCTCAGGTAGAAGAAGCAATATGCCGTTTAGCACAAATGGCAAGAGCTGCTGGTATGCATCTGATTGTCGCAACACAGCGTCCATCAGTAGATATCATCACTGGAGTTATCAAGGCGAATATCCCGTCCCGTATTGCATTTGCAGTATCTTCGCAATTTGACTCGCGGACGATTTTAGACATGGGAGGAGCCGAAAAATTGGTTGGAAAAGGAGACATGCTATTTAGTCCAATTGGTATGTCAAAACCAGTTCGAGTGCAGGGATGTTTTATTTCAGATAGTGAGGTACATAATGTTATTGAATTTTTAAAACAAGGCGAAGAAGAGCCTCAATATGCTGCAGATGTGCTGCATAGCATTGAACGGGTGAAATCTGAGTCACGTGAAGAGGATGAAGATGAATTACTGCCTGATGCAATAGAAACAGTTGTTCGTGCAGAACAAGCTTCCGTATCTATGCTGCAGCGACGATTCCGAATCGGATATAACCGTGCTGCCAGATTAGTTGATTCAATGGAAGCTAGAGGAATTATCGGCCCTGCTGACGGCAGCCGTCCTCGTAAGGTATTAATGACTTTGGATGAATTATTGGGATTAAATGAAAAGAGTGAAGAAGGGAATGGGACAACGGATTGA
- the rimO gene encoding 30S ribosomal protein S12 methylthiotransferase RimO: protein MRIFIETLGCEKNTADSESAAGILERAGHEIVASPTQAEVIMVNTCGFINDAKEESINRIFDMAEYKKNGGILIMSGCLSQRYGEELYEQMPEVDIFLGVNDYKNLPRILEEHKNGRRDKYINTYEKVYMELGKRKQSKPSYSAYLKIAEGCDNICTYCIIPSIRGKYRSRKKEDILAEAKELAENGCKELILIAQDVTAYGKDLYGEYCLAELLRSLCEIEPLHWIRLMYCYEDRITDELISIMAEQKKICHYIDIPIQHGSDVILKSMNRHSTRDSITNTIKRLREAMPDIHIRTTMITGFPGERQEEFEELVAFVEEMRFERLGVFSYSKEEGTAAALLKGQVREDVKLKRKDWIMSIQREISLECNQKHIGETLEVLVERREDDGSYTGRSIYDAPEIDNEVIFTSTRACDIGTFVNVKITDAFDYDLIGEVEEEK, encoded by the coding sequence TTGAGAATTTTTATAGAAACACTCGGATGTGAAAAAAATACAGCCGATTCGGAAAGTGCAGCAGGAATTTTGGAGCGCGCAGGCCATGAGATCGTGGCTTCGCCGACGCAGGCAGAAGTTATCATGGTTAATACGTGCGGCTTTATAAACGATGCAAAAGAAGAATCCATTAATCGGATTTTTGACATGGCCGAATATAAAAAGAATGGCGGAATTTTAATTATGTCCGGATGCTTGAGCCAAAGATATGGTGAAGAGCTGTATGAACAGATGCCGGAAGTAGATATTTTTTTAGGAGTCAATGATTATAAAAATCTGCCTCGCATTTTAGAAGAGCATAAAAATGGGAGAAGAGATAAATATATAAATACGTACGAAAAGGTTTATATGGAGCTTGGAAAGCGCAAACAGTCAAAACCGTCATACAGTGCTTATTTAAAAATTGCGGAAGGGTGTGATAATATATGCACGTATTGCATTATTCCTTCTATACGTGGGAAATATCGGAGCAGAAAGAAAGAGGACATTTTAGCTGAAGCAAAGGAACTTGCCGAAAACGGATGCAAGGAGCTTATTTTGATCGCACAAGATGTGACTGCATACGGAAAAGATTTATATGGAGAATACTGTTTGGCTGAGCTGCTCCGGTCTCTTTGTGAAATTGAACCTCTGCATTGGATTCGCCTCATGTATTGTTATGAAGACCGGATTACAGACGAATTGATTTCTATTATGGCTGAACAAAAAAAGATATGCCATTATATCGATATTCCGATTCAACACGGAAGCGATGTCATATTAAAGAGCATGAATCGTCATTCTACTAGGGATTCGATTACCAACACAATCAAACGCCTTCGAGAGGCAATGCCGGATATCCATATTCGGACGACGATGATTACTGGGTTCCCGGGTGAAAGACAAGAAGAGTTTGAAGAACTGGTTGCATTTGTAGAAGAAATGCGGTTTGAACGCTTGGGTGTTTTTTCATATTCAAAGGAAGAAGGAACCGCTGCGGCTCTTTTGAAGGGTCAGGTTCGTGAAGATGTAAAATTAAAGAGAAAAGACTGGATTATGTCTATTCAGAGAGAAATCTCTTTGGAATGCAATCAAAAGCATATCGGAGAAACATTAGAAGTTTTGGTAGAACGCAGGGAAGATGACGGAAGTTATACGGGAAGAAGTATTTACGATGCACCGGAAATTGATAATGAAGTCATTTTCACTTCGACGAGGGCGTGTGATATAGGCACTTTTGTAAATGTAAAAATTACAGATGCTTTTGATTATGATCTGATTGGAGAAGTGGAGGAAGAAAAATGA
- the pgsA gene encoding CDP-diacylglycerol--glycerol-3-phosphate 3-phosphatidyltransferase has product MNLPNKLTMLRVILIPVFIVTLMMGYSFIACGIFIIASLTDALDGHIARKYNLVTNFGKIMDPLADKLLVVSALSCLVELGQVASWMLIVILAREFAITSLRAVAAGDGIVIAAANSGKLKTILQMLAIVFLLLQNYPFRLFTTVRVDSIVLWAAVFMTIYSGIEYIVKNKNIFTA; this is encoded by the coding sequence ATGAATTTACCTAATAAGTTAACGATGTTAAGAGTAATATTAATCCCTGTGTTTATTGTAACATTAATGATGGGTTATTCTTTTATTGCTTGCGGAATATTTATTATAGCTTCTTTGACAGATGCTTTGGATGGGCATATTGCGAGGAAATATAATTTAGTTACAAACTTTGGAAAGATTATGGACCCATTAGCGGACAAGCTTCTTGTTGTCTCTGCACTTTCATGTTTAGTAGAGTTGGGGCAGGTTGCAAGCTGGATGCTGATTGTGATTTTGGCAAGAGAATTTGCAATCACAAGTTTGCGTGCGGTAGCAGCAGGAGATGGAATCGTTATTGCAGCTGCTAATTCGGGAAAGTTAAAAACGATTTTACAAATGCTGGCTATTGTTTTTCTTTTACTGCAAAACTACCCGTTCCGATTATTTACAACCGTAAGAGTAGATAGCATTGTACTATGGGCCGCAGTTTTCATGACAATTTATTCCGGCATCGAATACATTGTAAAAAATAAAAATATTTTTACTGCATAA
- a CDS encoding competence/damage-inducible protein A, giving the protein MKAAILSVGTELLFGEILNTNTKYLSQQLNDLGIDILYHYTVGDNPKRLSETIKDALKNCDLILTTGGLGPTQDDMTKEIVAEVLHDELCLDKAILKALEAQFKRRNWNMTENNRKQAYFPSRAVIFENHFGTAPGFALTEGKKIVICMPGPPKEMQPMFLNQVKPYLNKDRNGFLSYQMLRLFGIGESSLETALLELIDRQTDPTLATYAKQGEVKLRIASKRETEEEAEAAVKEMVERVKEIVGDYIYSENGEELYEVVGKLLLKKNITLSCAESCTGGLFAETITNMAGISEVFDRGIVTYSNRAKIEELGVKEVTLERFGAVSEQTAIEMAEGLQKISGSELCIAVTGIAGPTGATEDKPVGLIYLCVRYGEKTICKELRTGNSDRIWNRNYALLHMLFLIYKTIL; this is encoded by the coding sequence ATGAAAGCAGCTATTTTAAGTGTGGGTACAGAGCTTTTGTTTGGGGAAATTTTAAATACAAACACGAAATATTTATCTCAGCAGCTGAATGATTTGGGAATTGATATTCTGTATCACTATACAGTAGGAGACAATCCGAAACGTTTGAGTGAGACGATAAAGGATGCCTTAAAAAATTGTGATCTGATTTTGACTACCGGAGGTTTAGGACCAACGCAAGACGACATGACGAAAGAAATTGTAGCAGAGGTACTTCATGATGAACTCTGCTTAGACAAAGCAATTTTAAAAGCTTTAGAGGCGCAATTTAAAAGACGTAATTGGAATATGACAGAAAATAATCGCAAGCAGGCTTATTTTCCATCAAGAGCCGTTATCTTTGAAAATCATTTTGGAACGGCACCTGGGTTTGCATTGACAGAAGGAAAAAAAATCGTTATTTGTATGCCAGGGCCGCCTAAGGAAATGCAGCCAATGTTTCTGAATCAAGTAAAACCATATTTAAATAAGGATCGGAATGGATTTCTTTCATACCAAATGTTACGATTATTCGGGATTGGTGAATCTTCACTTGAAACTGCATTGCTTGAATTGATTGACAGGCAAACAGACCCGACCTTAGCAACCTATGCAAAACAAGGCGAAGTAAAACTTCGGATTGCTTCAAAAAGAGAAACTGAAGAGGAAGCAGAAGCAGCAGTAAAAGAGATGGTAGAAAGAGTAAAAGAAATAGTTGGAGATTACATTTACAGTGAGAACGGTGAGGAACTATATGAGGTGGTCGGGAAGTTGCTGTTGAAAAAAAACATTACACTTTCCTGCGCAGAATCTTGTACCGGAGGATTGTTCGCTGAGACAATTACTAATATGGCTGGAATTTCCGAGGTGTTTGACCGGGGTATTGTTACTTACAGCAATCGTGCAAAAATAGAAGAATTGGGAGTAAAAGAAGTTACATTAGAGCGGTTTGGTGCTGTGAGCGAACAGACAGCTATTGAAATGGCAGAGGGACTACAAAAGATTTCAGGATCAGAGCTTTGTATAGCTGTTACAGGTATTGCAGGCCCAACTGGTGCAACAGAAGATAAACCGGTCGGATTGATTTACCTCTGTGTTAGATATGGTGAAAAAACGATTTGTAAAGAACTTCGTACGGGAAATTCAGATCGAATTTGGAATCGTAACTATGCACTCTTGCATATGTTGTTTCTTATTTATAAGACAATCTTATAG
- the recA gene encoding recombinase RecA codes for MLQIQKQFGKGAIMKLGDDSMKLNVGAISTGAVSLDIATGIGGIPKGRVTEIYGPESSGKTTLTLHIIAEAQKAGGKAAFIDAEHALDPEYAGNLGVDIDDLLVSQPDTGEQALEICEMLVRSNAIDVVVVDSVAALVPKAEIQGDMGDSHVGLQARLMSQALRKLTGAINKSNAAVIFINQLREKVGIMFGNPEVTTGGRALKFYSSMRLDVRRIESIKSGDQILGNRTRVKIVKNKVAPPFKLAEFDIMYGQGISRQGDLLDCAVEAKIVEKAGAWYSFDGNRIGQGRENVKNYLVEHAEIMDELERRLKETLKPEADSENLVVDEDGVVIEK; via the coding sequence ATGCTGCAGATACAAAAACAATTTGGAAAAGGTGCGATTATGAAGCTTGGAGACGATTCCATGAAGCTGAATGTCGGCGCAATTTCTACAGGAGCGGTTAGCTTAGACATTGCTACGGGGATCGGAGGCATCCCGAAGGGAAGAGTTACCGAGATATATGGACCGGAATCTTCAGGAAAAACAACATTGACTTTACATATCATTGCAGAAGCACAAAAAGCAGGTGGAAAGGCTGCATTTATTGATGCAGAGCATGCTTTAGATCCGGAATATGCAGGTAATTTAGGCGTTGATATTGATGACTTATTAGTATCGCAGCCTGATACCGGAGAACAGGCTCTCGAAATCTGTGAAATGCTTGTTCGTAGCAATGCAATTGATGTGGTGGTTGTAGACTCCGTTGCAGCCCTTGTCCCAAAAGCAGAAATTCAAGGGGATATGGGTGATAGCCATGTTGGACTTCAAGCACGATTAATGTCACAAGCTCTCCGTAAACTTACAGGGGCGATTAATAAATCCAATGCTGCTGTTATTTTTATCAACCAGCTTCGTGAGAAAGTAGGCATTATGTTTGGAAATCCTGAGGTTACAACCGGTGGACGTGCCTTAAAGTTTTATTCTTCGATGCGTTTGGATGTAAGGCGGATTGAAAGCATAAAATCGGGAGATCAGATATTAGGAAATCGTACCCGTGTAAAGATAGTAAAAAATAAAGTGGCTCCTCCTTTTAAACTGGCCGAATTTGATATTATGTATGGCCAAGGTATTTCAAGACAGGGTGATCTGCTGGATTGTGCAGTAGAAGCAAAGATTGTAGAAAAAGCAGGAGCTTGGTATAGCTTTGACGGCAATCGGATTGGTCAAGGAAGGGAAAATGTAAAAAATTATTTAGTCGAGCATGCTGAAATTATGGACGAATTGGAACGTCGCCTCAAGGAAACTTTAAAACCGGAGGCGGATTCAGAAAATTTGGTTGTTGATGAGGACGGAGTTGTAATCGAAAAATAA
- the rplU gene encoding 50S ribosomal protein L21 codes for MYAVIETGGKQYRVQPGDVISVEKLDVEAGEKIDFDRILLASDGTNLEIGTPVVDAVKVSGTVVENGKGKKVIIYKYKAKKDFRKKQGHRQPYTMIKIDEVSVNGKSEKVADKVEKTAEAAEGKPSKTSLKSMKKAELIAYAKEMDIEINEKATNAELISTIEAAIK; via the coding sequence ATGTATGCAGTAATTGAAACAGGTGGTAAGCAGTACAGAGTGCAGCCTGGTGATGTGATTTCCGTTGAAAAATTGGATGTAGAAGCAGGTGAGAAAATTGATTTTGACCGCATTCTACTTGCAAGCGATGGAACGAATCTTGAAATTGGCACACCAGTTGTAGATGCAGTAAAAGTTTCCGGAACCGTAGTTGAAAACGGTAAAGGGAAAAAGGTTATCATCTATAAGTACAAAGCCAAGAAGGATTTCAGAAAGAAGCAAGGGCACAGACAGCCTTACACGATGATTAAGATTGATGAGGTTTCTGTTAATGGCAAATCTGAAAAAGTAGCAGATAAGGTTGAAAAAACAGCAGAAGCTGCGGAAGGTAAACCGTCAAAGACTTCTTTGAAGTCCATGAAAAAAGCAGAACTTATCGCATATGCTAAAGAAATGGATATTGAAATTAACGAAAAAGCAACAAATGCAGAGTTAATCTCAACCATTGAAGCAGCAATCAAATAA
- the rpmA gene encoding 50S ribosomal protein L27 codes for MASKKGVGSSKNGRDSESKRLGVKRADGQYVNAGSILVRQRGTKFHPGNNVGIGGDDTLFAKESGVVKFERYDKTRKQVSVYPKEA; via the coding sequence ATGGCAAGTAAAAAGGGAGTCGGCAGTTCCAAGAACGGTCGAGATAGTGAGTCGAAACGATTAGGTGTCAAAAGAGCAGACGGTCAGTATGTTAATGCTGGCAGCATTTTGGTTCGACAGAGAGGGACTAAATTTCATCCCGGAAATAATGTAGGCATTGGTGGAGATGATACTTTATTTGCAAAAGAGTCTGGTGTTGTTAAATTCGAAAGATATGACAAAACTAGAAAGCAAGTAAGTGTTTATCCAAAAGAAGCTTAA
- the obgE gene encoding GTPase ObgE: MFVDRAQIIIKSGKGGNGAVSFRREPFVPQGGPDGGDGGRGGDIIIQADNNLRTLMDFRYKRKYEAQNGEDGRKKKQFGKQGENLIIKVPPGTVIIDDASNLVMKDLVHNGDSFVAAKGGKGGKGNVNFKNSVRQAPNFAEAGGFAQERKITLVLKLIADVGLIGFPNVGKSTLLSVSTSASPKIANYHFTTITPNLGVVQIYDTSFVMADIPGLIEGAHTGAGLGLDFLKHIERTKMLIHVVDVSGSEGRNPIEDFEKINQELASYGKKLPSKVQLVAANKMDMASEERYQEFADYILEKGYQVFPICAPINEGVTELLTAVLKELELLREQPEEELPYEYFDFERDAEDEDYREIYITKEDSAYILTGKQLEKIFNSTNFNDAGSLRYLYKYVEKKGAIERLKEMGLQDGDVIRIIDYEFEYIDE, translated from the coding sequence ATGTTTGTAGATAGAGCCCAAATAATTATAAAATCCGGAAAAGGTGGAAATGGTGCGGTATCTTTTCGAAGAGAGCCATTTGTACCGCAAGGCGGTCCGGACGGAGGAGACGGCGGTAGGGGTGGTGATATCATCATCCAGGCAGATAATAATTTAAGAACCTTAATGGATTTTCGTTATAAAAGAAAATATGAGGCACAAAATGGAGAAGATGGCCGTAAAAAAAAGCAATTTGGCAAGCAGGGAGAAAATCTCATTATCAAAGTACCGCCTGGAACTGTTATTATTGATGATGCAAGTAATTTAGTCATGAAAGATTTGGTGCACAATGGAGATTCTTTTGTTGCGGCTAAAGGAGGTAAAGGCGGTAAAGGAAATGTGAATTTTAAAAATTCAGTACGTCAAGCACCGAACTTTGCAGAAGCTGGAGGCTTTGCGCAAGAACGAAAAATAACATTGGTATTAAAACTGATTGCAGATGTTGGATTGATCGGATTCCCAAACGTAGGAAAATCAACCTTACTGTCGGTTAGTACGAGTGCATCACCAAAGATTGCCAACTATCATTTTACCACGATTACTCCGAATCTAGGTGTAGTACAAATCTATGATACCAGTTTTGTTATGGCTGATATTCCTGGGCTGATTGAAGGAGCACATACCGGCGCTGGGCTAGGCTTAGATTTTTTAAAGCATATCGAACGTACCAAGATGCTAATTCACGTTGTAGATGTTTCCGGTTCCGAAGGGCGCAACCCTATAGAAGATTTTGAAAAAATCAATCAAGAACTGGCTTCCTATGGAAAGAAGCTGCCATCGAAGGTGCAGCTGGTTGCCGCCAATAAAATGGACATGGCATCGGAAGAAAGATATCAAGAATTCGCTGATTATATTTTGGAAAAAGGGTATCAGGTGTTTCCGATCTGCGCTCCGATTAACGAAGGTGTTACAGAGCTTTTGACCGCAGTGCTTAAGGAGCTGGAGCTATTAAGGGAACAGCCGGAAGAAGAACTGCCTTATGAATATTTTGACTTTGAAAGAGACGCCGAGGATGAGGATTATCGCGAAATTTATATCACCAAAGAGGACTCCGCATATATTCTTACCGGAAAACAGTTAGAAAAAATCTTTAATTCTACGAATTTTAATGATGCAGGTTCACTCCGGTATCTGTACAAATATGTAGAAAAAAAAGGTGCAATTGAACGACTAAAGGAAATGGGATTGCAGGATGGAGATGTGATTCGAATCATTGATTATGAATTTGAATATATTGATGAGTAA